AATAATATACATCATCATTGGTGCTCACCTGTGCCAAACGGTTGGTAGAGCAGGCCCCAAGCAGTAAGCTTACTGATGCAAGGGCCGGTAATAATAATCTTTTCATTGCCGTGTGTGTTAATTCTCCAATCAATCCCTGTCTCTTTCTTATTAGACGCAACTTCCGGGGAAAAGGTTGCATCATTTACTGTTTTATAGCCCGGTTAGTTTTATAACTTTGCTATCTGAATATTTGTGTTAAAATTACGAAAAAAAACTTTAAAAATTATTATGAGTAAGGGTATTACAAGCAGAAATGACGATTATTCGCAGTGGTATAATGAACTTGTTACAAAAGCCGACCTGGCAGAGCATTCTGCGGTGAGAGGATGTATGGTAATTAAGCCTTACGGATACTCTATATGGGAGAAAATGCAGGCTGCGCTCGACAAAATGTTTAAAGATACCGGCCACTCCAACGCCTATTTCCCCTTGTTCATACCGAAGTCATTTTTCTCTAAAGAAGCTTCTCACGTTGAAGGCTTTGCTAAAGAATGTGCAGTAGTAACGCATTACCGCTTGAAGAATGATGGAAACGGAAATATTATCGTCGACGAAGATGCCAAACTGGAAGAGGAACTGATAGTAAGACCTACCTCCGAAACCATCATCTGGAATACCTACCGCGGCTGGATCCAGTCGTACCGCGACCTGCCTATACTTGTAAACCAGTGGGCCAACGTAGTGCGCTGGGAGATGCGCACGCGACTGTTCCTTCGTACTGCCGAATTCCTTTGGCAGGAAGGCCACACAGCTCATGCCACGGCTGAAGAAGCAATAACAGAAGCAGAACGTATGCTGCATGTATATGCCGACTTTGCTGAGAACTGGATGGCAGTACCTGTGGTGAAAGGCACCAAAACACCCAACGAGCGGTTTGCCGGAGCTATTGAAACTTATTGTATTGAAGCGCTCATGCAGGATGGTAAAGCGCTTCAGGCGGGTACGTCACATTTCCTTGGCCAGAACTTTGCCAAAGCATTTGATGTGAAATTCACCAGTAAGGAAGGGAAGCTTGACCACGTATGGGCTACTTCATGGGGTGTTTCTACCCGTTTAATGGGCGCCCTTATTATGGCTCACTCTGACGACGCCGGATTGGTGCTGCCTCCAAAACTGGCTCCGATACAGGTGGTGATCATTCCGATATATAAAAGTGAGGAAGACCTGAACCGTATTACCGGGAAAGTAGATGGCCTCGTAAAAGAGCTTAAAGCCAGGAATATATCGGTTAAGTATGACGACCGCGACACACAGCGTCCTGGTTTTAAATTTGCTGAATACGAACTGAAGGGTGTTCCTGTGAGAATTGCGCTGGGAGCAAGAGACCTTGAAAACGGAACAGTGGAAATCGCGCGCCGTGATACAAAGGAAAAACAGACCATTAGCAGCGAGAATCTGGCAGATCATATCGAACAGCTTCTTGAACAAATCCAGAAGGATATCTATCAAAAAGCTCTGAAATTCAGGGAAGAAAATATCACACGCGCAGATACCTACGATGAGTTTAAAAAAGTGCTCGACGAGAAAGCGGGCTTCGTATCGGCACACTGGGACGGCACCCCCGAGACGGAGCAAAGGATCAAGGAGGAAACCAAAGCGACGATCCGCTGTATTCCAATAGACAATCCCAAAGAAGATGGTGTCTGCATCCTTACAGGAAAGCCGTCTGTTCAGAGAGTGCTGTTCGCAAGAGCGTACTAGTAGGGGTGAGGGTTGCAGGTTGCAGGTGTGAGTTGGATTATGAATTATGGGTTATGGGTTATGAATGTTGAAAACGGACATAACCCATAATTCACCCATCAATAACCACTTTCAGTAATCAGCAATTAACTCTCAACCTTCAACTCTCAACTTTCAACTCTCGACCAATCCGCAACCCGCCTAAAACAATTATGCCTGCTGTTTGCTTTTGGATATATTACTCATATGGACGAAAACAACTCAAAGCACGAACACTCTTCAGGGGGTAAGAACCTCAAAGTTTATACCCAAAAAGTATGGATAACGCTCGGCATCATTGCGTTGCTGGTTATCCTTATTTTTATATTGAAAGCCGCATTTAACGTTCTTTTAATGGTTTTTGCAGGCTCTCTGATTGCTACGTATTTTCACGGCGTAGCCGACATCATTGAGACACGCACCCGCTGGAGGCGACGCTGGTGTGTGATGCTCTCTGTGTCTCTCTCTTTTATTGTCGCCGGAATGCTGTTCTGGTTTCTGGGGGCGAAGATCTCAGAACAAGTGGGAGATATGTCGAAAGAACTGCCTGATCTCGTTAAAACCGCAGAAGACAAATTGAAGCAAAGCTCTTTAGGCAGGAAAATAATCTATTACATTTCTGGCAACAACAGCCAGAAGCTTATGACTTCCTTTCAGCAGATCTTTCGCACCAGTTTTGGTATCGTGGGCGATTTTTACATTACCTTCTTTATCGGCGTCTTTTTCACCGCCAATCCAAACCTGTATAAAGACGGGATCATCAAGCTCATTCCTCCCGCGGGAAAAGCAACAGCTAAACGACTGATGGACCGCATCAGCTACACACTGAAAGGGTGGCTGAAAGGCATGCTGATAGCCATGTTCTTTATCAGTATTTTAACCCTTACCGGACTGACGATCATTGGGGTGCCAATGGGACTGGCGCTGGCGGTGATGGCCGGACTGCTTAACTTTATCCCTAACTTCGGCCCGCTGATCGCTATGATTCCGGCAGTACTCATCGGCTTAACTGTGAGCGTTAATACCACACTCATTATTGTAGCACTGTATCTCCTCATCCAGG
The window above is part of the Arcticibacter tournemirensis genome. Proteins encoded here:
- the proS gene encoding proline--tRNA ligase, with translation MSKGITSRNDDYSQWYNELVTKADLAEHSAVRGCMVIKPYGYSIWEKMQAALDKMFKDTGHSNAYFPLFIPKSFFSKEASHVEGFAKECAVVTHYRLKNDGNGNIIVDEDAKLEEELIVRPTSETIIWNTYRGWIQSYRDLPILVNQWANVVRWEMRTRLFLRTAEFLWQEGHTAHATAEEAITEAERMLHVYADFAENWMAVPVVKGTKTPNERFAGAIETYCIEALMQDGKALQAGTSHFLGQNFAKAFDVKFTSKEGKLDHVWATSWGVSTRLMGALIMAHSDDAGLVLPPKLAPIQVVIIPIYKSEEDLNRITGKVDGLVKELKARNISVKYDDRDTQRPGFKFAEYELKGVPVRIALGARDLENGTVEIARRDTKEKQTISSENLADHIEQLLEQIQKDIYQKALKFREENITRADTYDEFKKVLDEKAGFVSAHWDGTPETEQRIKEETKATIRCIPIDNPKEDGVCILTGKPSVQRVLFARAY
- a CDS encoding AI-2E family transporter translates to MDENNSKHEHSSGGKNLKVYTQKVWITLGIIALLVILIFILKAAFNVLLMVFAGSLIATYFHGVADIIETRTRWRRRWCVMLSVSLSFIVAGMLFWFLGAKISEQVGDMSKELPDLVKTAEDKLKQSSLGRKIIYYISGNNSQKLMTSFQQIFRTSFGIVGDFYITFFIGVFFTANPNLYKDGIIKLIPPAGKATAKRLMDRISYTLKGWLKGMLIAMFFISILTLTGLTIIGVPMGLALAVMAGLLNFIPNFGPLIAMIPAVLIGLTVSVNTTLIIVALYLLIQAVESNIVTPMVQNAMIKIPPAMIIISQVLFGTLTGGLGIILATPLLAVIIVTVDELYVKKLQNNQS